Proteins from one Staphylococcus sp. IVB6214 genomic window:
- the rplB gene encoding 50S ribosomal protein L2: MALKHYKPITNGRRNMTTLDFSEITESKPEKSLLQPLPKKAGRNNQGKLTVRHHGGGHKRQYRVIDFKRNKDGIAGKVDSIQYDPNRSANIALIVYTDGEKRYIIAPKGLEVGQIVESGSEADIKVGNALQLKDIPVGTVIHNIELKPGRGGQIARSAGASAQVLGKEGKYVLVRLRSGEVRMILSTCRATVGQVGNLQHELVNVGKAGKSRWLGKRPTVRGSVMNPNDHPHGGGEGRAPIGRPSPMSPWGKPTLGKKTRRGKKRSDKLIVRGRKKK; encoded by the coding sequence ATGGCTCTTAAACATTATAAGCCAATTACTAATGGTCGTCGTAATATGACTACATTAGATTTCTCTGAAATTACAGAGTCAAAACCTGAAAAGTCATTATTACAACCGCTACCGAAAAAAGCGGGTCGTAACAACCAAGGTAAATTGACTGTACGCCATCACGGTGGTGGACACAAACGTCAATACCGTGTGATTGATTTCAAACGTAATAAAGACGGAATCGCTGGTAAAGTTGATTCAATTCAATACGATCCAAACAGATCAGCAAATATTGCTTTAATCGTATACACAGATGGTGAAAAACGCTACATCATCGCACCTAAAGGATTAGAAGTAGGTCAAATCGTTGAAAGTGGTTCAGAAGCTGACATCAAAGTTGGTAACGCACTTCAATTAAAAGACATTCCAGTAGGTACAGTTATTCATAACATCGAATTAAAACCAGGCCGTGGTGGCCAAATCGCACGTTCTGCTGGTGCAAGCGCACAAGTATTAGGTAAAGAAGGTAAATACGTTCTTGTAAGACTTCGTTCTGGTGAAGTTCGTATGATTCTTTCAACTTGCCGTGCAACAGTAGGACAAGTTGGTAACCTCCAACACGAACTTGTAAATGTCGGTAAAGCCGGTAAATCAAGATGGTTAGGTAAAAGACCAACAGTTCGTGGTTCTGTAATGAACCCTAACGATCACCCACACGGTGGTGGTGAAGGCCGTGCGCCAATCGGACGTCCATCTCCAATGTCACCATGGGGTAAACCAACTCTTGGTAAGAAAACACGTCGTGGTAAGAAACGTTCAGATAAACTTATCGTACGTGGACGTAAGAAAAAATAA
- the rplW gene encoding 50S ribosomal protein L23 — protein MEARDILKRPVITEKSSEAMAEDKYTFDVDVRANKTQVKTAVEQIFDVKVDKVNIINYKPKKKRVGRYQGYTNKRRKAIVTLKEGQIDLFN, from the coding sequence ATGGAAGCAAGAGATATTCTAAAGCGCCCCGTAATCACAGAAAAATCATCTGAAGCAATGGCTGAAGATAAATACACTTTTGACGTTGATGTTCGTGCTAACAAAACACAAGTCAAAACAGCTGTAGAACAAATCTTTGATGTTAAAGTTGACAAAGTCAACATCATCAACTACAAACCTAAGAAAAAACGTGTAGGCCGTTACCAAGGTTACACAAACAAACGTCGCAAAGCGATCGTTACATTAAAAGAAGGTCAAATCGACCTATTCAACTAA
- the rplD gene encoding 50S ribosomal protein L4 — MANYDVFKVDGTKAGSVELNDAVFAIEPNNDVLFEAIQLQRASLRQGTHAVKNRSAVRGGGRKPWRQKGTGRARQGTIRAPQWRGGGVVFGPTPRSYSYKMPKKMRRLALKSALSFKVQENEFKIVDSFNLEAPKTKEFKATLTNLELPKKVLVVTLGDVNVELSARNIPGVQFTTPEGLNVLELTHADSVLITEEAAKKVEEVLG; from the coding sequence ATGGCAAATTATGATGTATTCAAAGTTGATGGAACTAAAGCAGGTTCTGTTGAGCTTAACGATGCGGTATTCGCAATCGAACCAAACAACGATGTTTTATTTGAAGCTATTCAATTACAACGCGCTTCATTACGCCAAGGAACACATGCGGTAAAAAACCGTTCAGCTGTTCGTGGTGGTGGACGTAAACCATGGAGACAAAAAGGTACAGGACGTGCGCGTCAAGGTACTATCCGTGCTCCACAATGGCGTGGCGGTGGTGTGGTATTCGGACCAACACCAAGAAGCTACTCATACAAAATGCCTAAGAAAATGCGTCGCTTAGCATTGAAATCAGCACTTTCATTCAAAGTTCAAGAAAATGAATTCAAGATTGTTGACAGCTTCAACTTAGAAGCACCAAAAACAAAAGAATTCAAAGCAACTTTAACTAACTTAGAATTACCTAAAAAAGTATTAGTTGTCACTCTTGGCGATGTAAATGTTGAATTATCAGCACGTAATATCCCAGGTGTTCAATTCACAACACCAGAAGGCTTAAACGTATTAGAATTAACACATGCTGACAGTGTTTTAATCACTGAAGAAGCAGCTAAAAAAGTTGAGGAGGTGCTCGGATAA
- the rplC gene encoding 50S ribosomal protein L3: MTKGILGRKIGMTQVFGENGDLIPVTVIEAKENVVLQKKTEEVDGYNAIQIGFENKEAYRKGSKTNKYATKPAEGHAKKAGTAPKRFIREFRNINVDEYEVGQEVSVDTFEVGDVIDVTGTSKGKGFQGAIKRHNQARGPMSHGSHFHRAPGSIGMASDASRVFKGQKLPGRMGGNTVTVQNLEVVQVDTENSVILVKGNVPGPKKGFVQIQSAIKANK; this comes from the coding sequence ATGACCAAAGGAATCTTAGGAAGAAAAATTGGTATGACACAAGTATTCGGTGAAAACGGGGACTTAATTCCTGTAACAGTAATCGAAGCGAAAGAAAACGTAGTATTACAAAAGAAAACTGAAGAAGTAGATGGCTACAATGCGATCCAAATCGGTTTTGAAAACAAAGAAGCATACAGAAAAGGTAGCAAAACAAACAAATATGCGACTAAACCAGCTGAAGGTCACGCTAAAAAAGCAGGCACAGCACCTAAGCGCTTCATTCGTGAATTCAGAAACATTAATGTTGACGAATACGAAGTAGGTCAAGAAGTCTCAGTTGATACATTCGAAGTTGGAGACGTAATTGACGTAACAGGAACTTCAAAAGGTAAAGGTTTCCAAGGCGCAATCAAACGTCACAATCAAGCACGTGGACCAATGTCTCACGGTTCTCATTTCCACAGAGCACCTGGTTCAATCGGTATGGCGTCAGACGCATCACGTGTATTCAAAGGACAAAAATTACCAGGCCGCATGGGTGGTAACACAGTCACTGTTCAAAACTTAGAAGTTGTTCAAGTAGATACGGAAAACAGCGTAATTTTAGTAAAAGGTAACGTACCTGGTCCTAAAAAAGGTTTTGTACAAATCCAATCAGCAATTAAAGCTAATAAATAA
- the rpsJ gene encoding 30S ribosomal protein S10 — protein MAKQKIRIRLKAYDHRVIDQSAEKIVETAKRSGADVSGPIPLPTEKSVYTIIRAVHKYKDSREQFEQRTHKRLIDIANPTPKTVDALMGLNLPSGVDIEIKL, from the coding sequence ATGGCAAAACAAAAAATCAGAATCAGATTAAAAGCTTATGACCACCGTGTCATCGATCAATCAGCAGAGAAAATTGTTGAAACTGCTAAACGTTCTGGAGCGGACGTATCAGGTCCAATCCCATTACCAACTGAAAAATCAGTGTACACAATCATCAGAGCGGTGCATAAGTACAAAGATTCACGTGAACAATTCGAACAACGTACACACAAACGTTTAATCGACATTGCGAACCCTACACCAAAAACAGTTGACGCTTTAATGGGCTTAAACTTACCATCAGGTGTAGACATCGAAATCAAATTATAA
- a CDS encoding NCS2 family permease: protein MRRYFRFDEHQTNYKREILGGLTTFLSMAYILAVNPQVLSLAGVDGVPADQKMNQGAIFVATALAAFVGCLFMGLIARYPIALAPGMGLNAFFAFTVVLTMGIPWQVGLTGVFFSGFVFAILTATGLRETIINAIPYEMKLAVSSGIGLFITFVGLQSSGIIVNNDATLVTLGKITDPPVLLAVFGIIVTVILYTKKVPGAIFLGMVLTAIAGLVTQQIAPPTGIVGKVPSIAPTFGAAFESFQDPAQLFTIQFLIVILTFLFIDFFDTAGTIVAVANQAGFMKDNKLPRAGRALFADSLATMTGAIFGTTTTTSYIESTSGVAVGARTGLASIVTGFCFLLALFFSPLMAVVTSAVTTPALVVVGVLMASNLAEISWKNFEVAVPAFVTIIMMPLSYSIATGIACGFIFYPITMLLTKRHKEVHPIMYALMIIFILYFVFVHG from the coding sequence GTGAGAAGATACTTCCGCTTTGACGAGCATCAGACAAATTATAAACGAGAAATTCTCGGCGGTCTTACAACGTTTTTATCGATGGCATATATTTTAGCCGTCAATCCACAAGTTTTAAGTTTAGCAGGTGTTGATGGTGTGCCTGCAGATCAGAAGATGAACCAAGGTGCTATTTTCGTAGCAACAGCACTTGCAGCATTTGTAGGTTGTTTATTTATGGGGCTTATCGCCCGTTATCCAATCGCACTCGCACCTGGTATGGGGTTGAACGCCTTTTTCGCATTTACAGTTGTACTTACTATGGGAATTCCATGGCAAGTAGGTTTAACAGGCGTATTCTTTTCCGGATTTGTATTTGCCATTTTAACAGCAACAGGCTTAAGGGAAACAATCATTAATGCGATTCCTTATGAGATGAAATTAGCGGTATCTTCCGGTATTGGTTTATTTATTACATTTGTCGGTCTACAAAGTTCAGGGATTATCGTAAACAACGATGCAACTTTAGTGACTTTAGGTAAGATTACTGACCCACCTGTATTATTAGCAGTTTTTGGTATTATTGTAACCGTGATTCTTTATACTAAGAAGGTGCCGGGTGCAATCTTCTTAGGAATGGTTCTAACAGCAATTGCAGGCCTTGTTACACAACAAATTGCGCCGCCAACAGGCATTGTTGGGAAGGTTCCAAGCATTGCGCCAACATTTGGTGCTGCTTTTGAGTCATTCCAAGATCCAGCACAATTATTTACAATTCAATTTTTAATCGTTATTCTCACATTCTTATTTATCGATTTCTTTGATACTGCAGGTACAATTGTAGCAGTTGCTAATCAAGCAGGATTTATGAAGGATAACAAGTTACCACGTGCAGGACGTGCATTATTTGCAGATTCATTAGCAACAATGACGGGGGCTATATTTGGTACAACAACAACGACATCATACATCGAATCAACATCAGGTGTTGCGGTAGGTGCACGTACCGGTTTAGCAAGTATTGTAACAGGTTTCTGTTTCTTATTAGCATTGTTCTTCAGTCCATTAATGGCTGTTGTAACATCAGCAGTCACAACGCCAGCATTAGTTGTAGTAGGTGTGTTAATGGCTTCCAACTTAGCTGAAATCAGCTGGAAGAATTTTGAAGTGGCGGTACCAGCATTCGTTACAATCATCATGATGCCTTTATCGTATTCAATTGCGACTGGTATTGCATGTGGCTTCATTTTCTATCCTATTACAATGTTATTAACGAAACGTCATAAAGAAGTACATCCAATTATGTATGCATTGATGATTATCTTCATCTTATACTTTGTATTTGTACATGGTTAA
- a CDS encoding DNA topoisomerase III yields MKALILAEKPSVGRDIAKALQVNATKQGYFENNAYIVTWALGHLVTNATPEQYDKSLQQWRMEDLPIIPKHMKTVIINKTRKQFNTVQKLMQRDDVKQIIIATDAGREGELVARLIIDKARIKKPIKRLWISSVTTKAIRDGFKHLKDGSQYHNLYQAALARSEADWIVGINATRALTTKYDAQLSLGRVQTPTIQLIHMRQQEIKNFRPQDYYTLSIKLNGVKFDFQQERRVMERAQLETLVKELKGQDAEIVSVDTKHKKSYPNPLFNLTDLQQAAYQRYHMGAKQTLNTLQQLYERHKLVTYPRTDSNYLTTDMVGTLKERLQATMGTTYLDVAKSLMQQKFDVKARYINNQKVTDHHAIIPTEVRPNMSDLSPNEQKIYLLIVQRFLEVLSPPYRYTEQKIIAKSGSAIFVKQMQQPIELGFKKLQVEAQQREKTVSFEKGSRLKIQDTTIQAHQTTPPPYFNEGTLLKAMERPDKFFALRDKKSAQTLKATGGIGTVATRADIIDKLYSMNAIENQNGSIKVTSKGRQILDLAPEALTSPLLTAEWEDKLLRIEKGQLKRQQFIGEMKNFTQQIIEEIKQSEQQYKHDNLTSAECPTCGKFMLRVKTKNGSMLVCQDPSCKTKKDVKTQTKARCPQCKKRLTKFGVGKQATYRCSCGYTETQEQMDKRFKNKGKDKVSKRDMKKYMKDDTMENNPFKEALKGLKG; encoded by the coding sequence ATGAAAGCATTAATATTAGCTGAAAAACCATCCGTAGGTCGAGACATTGCGAAGGCACTACAAGTCAATGCCACGAAGCAAGGATATTTTGAAAACAATGCGTATATTGTTACGTGGGCACTTGGTCATCTTGTAACCAATGCAACACCCGAACAATATGACAAGTCGCTACAACAATGGCGTATGGAAGATTTACCGATCATACCGAAACATATGAAGACGGTCATTATCAATAAAACAAGAAAACAATTTAATACAGTACAAAAGTTGATGCAAAGAGATGATGTTAAACAAATCATTATTGCGACTGATGCGGGACGAGAAGGGGAACTCGTAGCACGTCTTATTATTGATAAGGCACGTATCAAGAAACCAATTAAGCGATTGTGGATTAGTTCTGTGACAACAAAAGCTATTCGTGATGGATTTAAACATTTGAAAGATGGGTCACAATACCACAACTTATACCAGGCAGCATTAGCGAGAAGTGAAGCAGACTGGATTGTAGGTATCAATGCGACACGTGCACTCACTACGAAATATGATGCGCAGCTGTCATTAGGCCGTGTACAAACACCGACGATTCAATTGATTCACATGCGTCAACAAGAGATAAAAAACTTTAGACCACAAGATTATTACACGTTATCAATCAAGTTAAACGGTGTGAAGTTTGATTTTCAACAAGAACGTCGAGTGATGGAGCGCGCGCAATTAGAGACACTTGTTAAGGAATTGAAGGGGCAAGATGCTGAAATTGTATCAGTTGATACGAAGCATAAAAAATCATATCCGAACCCGCTTTTTAATTTGACAGACTTACAACAAGCAGCCTATCAACGCTACCATATGGGGGCAAAGCAAACATTAAACACATTGCAACAGTTATATGAACGACATAAGCTTGTTACGTATCCTCGTACAGATTCCAACTACTTAACAACGGATATGGTAGGGACGTTGAAGGAGCGTTTACAAGCTACAATGGGGACAACATACCTTGATGTTGCTAAGTCATTAATGCAACAGAAGTTTGATGTGAAAGCAAGATATATCAATAATCAGAAGGTAACCGATCACCATGCGATCATTCCAACTGAAGTTCGTCCTAATATGAGTGACTTATCACCGAATGAACAAAAGATTTACTTATTGATTGTGCAACGGTTTTTAGAAGTGTTATCACCACCGTATCGCTATACTGAGCAAAAAATAATCGCAAAATCTGGGAGCGCAATTTTTGTTAAACAGATGCAACAACCGATTGAATTAGGCTTTAAAAAGTTGCAAGTAGAAGCACAACAGCGAGAAAAGACAGTTAGTTTCGAAAAGGGAAGTCGTTTGAAAATACAAGATACAACGATCCAAGCACATCAAACGACACCACCGCCGTACTTCAATGAAGGGACATTGTTGAAGGCGATGGAGCGTCCTGATAAGTTCTTCGCATTGAGAGATAAGAAGTCAGCACAAACCCTTAAAGCGACAGGTGGTATTGGGACGGTAGCAACACGTGCGGATATTATCGATAAGTTGTACAGTATGAATGCAATTGAGAATCAAAACGGCAGCATTAAGGTGACGTCGAAAGGAAGACAAATTTTAGACTTAGCACCCGAAGCTCTCACATCGCCATTGCTTACTGCGGAGTGGGAAGATAAGCTGTTACGTATAGAAAAAGGACAGTTAAAACGTCAGCAGTTTATTGGAGAGATGAAAAACTTCACGCAACAAATTATTGAAGAAATAAAACAAAGTGAGCAACAATACAAGCATGACAACTTGACGTCAGCTGAATGCCCAACATGCGGGAAGTTCATGTTGAGAGTGAAAACGAAAAATGGCTCTATGCTTGTATGTCAAGATCCAAGCTGTAAGACGAAAAAGGATGTTAAAACGCAAACAAAAGCACGCTGCCCACAATGTAAGAAGCGGTTGACGAAGTTTGGTGTCGGTAAACAAGCGACATATCGTTGTAGCTGTGGTTACACAGAAACACAAGAACAGATGGATAAACGCTTTAAAAACAAAGGGAAAGATAAAGTATCCAAACGTGACATGAAAAAATATATGAAAGATGACACGATGGAAAATAATCCATTTAAGGAAGCGCTCAAAGGTTTAAAAGGATAA
- a CDS encoding GNAT family N-acetyltransferase has product MKTNYTQDFSHVATFILDNLSKNQSYVHKLPVDCTEALQSYLSNADKHHQLFTTEDDNGLTMVLICVPYAEHKYQVVGPIYRQGITFTEQDLKQLFESATAQHHRPSTYYFSFSTAHPAIKSYMKSIGAAYTFTDYHLEATQDLGVSERDHLIIDYLPVYFHYFKQLHERAFKHSAETAEAIVNTLDNSHKLFLYVEEGLLKGYLYIVIDTLTKRAEIKYFSSHTDYRLKGIAFDLIQRAIHHTCQDNDIQTVHFKIRSKNHQLVSRFDTLGFHIKESYDKFKCHF; this is encoded by the coding sequence ATGAAAACCAACTATACGCAAGACTTTTCTCATGTCGCAACGTTCATTCTAGATAATCTCTCAAAAAATCAATCATATGTACATAAATTACCCGTCGATTGTACGGAAGCATTACAGTCATATCTTTCAAATGCAGATAAACACCATCAGCTATTCACAACAGAAGATGACAATGGCTTAACAATGGTACTCATCTGCGTACCCTATGCCGAACACAAATATCAAGTTGTCGGACCTATTTATCGTCAAGGTATTACGTTTACAGAACAGGACCTCAAACAATTATTTGAATCGGCAACCGCACAACATCATCGGCCTTCTACTTACTATTTTTCATTTTCAACAGCACACCCAGCTATTAAGTCTTATATGAAATCAATCGGTGCTGCCTATACTTTTACCGATTATCACCTAGAAGCTACTCAAGACTTGGGCGTGTCAGAGCGCGATCATCTCATCATTGACTATCTACCTGTCTATTTCCATTATTTTAAACAGTTACATGAAAGAGCATTCAAACACTCCGCAGAAACTGCTGAAGCAATCGTAAACACTTTGGATAACTCGCATAAACTATTTTTATATGTAGAAGAAGGATTACTGAAAGGCTACTTATACATTGTCATAGATACTCTGACAAAGCGCGCCGAAATCAAGTATTTCTCATCACATACAGATTATCGGTTGAAAGGTATCGCATTTGATCTCATTCAACGTGCCATTCATCACACTTGCCAAGATAATGACATACAAACGGTTCACTTCAAGATCAGAAGTAAAAATCACCAGCTTGTGTCTCGATTTGATACACTCGGCTTCCACATTAAAGAATCCTATGATAAGTTCAAATGTCATTTCTAA
- a CDS encoding IS3 family transposase (programmed frameshift) produces the protein MRRVAYSVETKFKAVKMKAEGYTTKEIMCELNIRNSTQVKTWWRWYRKGETYRFSQQVGKQYSYNKGLVELSELEQLKLKNRRNQAEIDIFKKVQGIGKEVVPEVVIELVDELKHRHPVKLILEVLNVPKSNYYRWKNKKKTEDTTVKKVKELCEDNHYTYGYRKITALMNQASKQPINHKRVQRIMRENNLNCRVRIKKSKRRGKAYYLTSNKLNGNFRANQPLQVLTTDITYLPFGNSMLYLSSIIDLYNGEIVAYKISDTQDQSLVNDTLNQIDIPEGCLLHSDQGSVYTSHAYYQLCEEKGIIRSMSRKGTPADNAPIECFHSSLKCETFYLNNELNNSNFIVKDIVEKYIENYNNNRIQQKLGYLSPVQYRKLAA, from the exons ATGCGCAGAGTGGCGTATTCAGTTGAAACAAAGTTTAAAGCAGTGAAGATGAAAGCAGAAGGTTATACAACTAAAGAAATTATGTGTGAATTAAATATTAGAAATAGCACACAGGTAAAAACATGGTGGAGATGGTATAGAAAGGGTGAAACATATCGATTTAGTCAACAAGTAGGCAAACAATACTCCTATAATAAAGGATTAGTGGAACTTTCTGAACTGGAACAATTAAAGTTAAAGAATAGAAGAAATCAAGCCGAAATAGATATTT TTAAAAAAGTACAAGGAATTGGAAAGGAAGTGGTACCTGAAGTAGTGATAGAATTAGTGGATGAGTTAAAGCACAGGCATCCTGTGAAGCTGATTTTGGAAGTGTTGAATGTCCCTAAATCAAATTACTACCGTTGGAAAAATAAGAAGAAAACGGAAGATACAACAGTTAAAAAGGTTAAGGAATTATGTGAAGATAATCATTACACGTACGGCTATCGCAAGATAACTGCTCTGATGAATCAGGCCTCTAAACAACCGATAAACCATAAACGTGTACAAAGAATTATGAGAGAAAATAATTTGAATTGTAGAGTTAGAATTAAGAAATCTAAACGTCGAGGGAAGGCATATTATCTTACAAGCAATAAACTGAATGGTAACTTTAGAGCAAATCAACCTCTACAAGTACTGACTACTGATATTACGTATCTTCCCTTTGGTAATTCAATGTTGTATTTATCTTCAATCATCGATTTATATAACGGTGAAATTGTGGCTTATAAGATTAGCGATACACAAGATCAAAGTTTGGTAAATGACACCTTAAACCAAATTGATATTCCAGAAGGATGTCTACTTCATAGCGATCAAGGAAGCGTCTATACATCGCATGCTTACTACCAATTATGCGAAGAAAAGGGCATTATCAGAAGTATGTCTCGCAAAGGTACACCTGCTGATAACGCCCCGATAGAATGTTTCCATTCCTCGCTAAAGTGTGAAACATTTTATCTTAACAATGAGTTAAATAACTCTAATTTCATTGTAAAGGATATTGTCGAAAAGTACATTGAAAACTATAATAATAATCGAATTCAACAAAAATTAGGCTACTTATCCCCTGTGCAATACAGAAAATTAGCAGCCTAA
- a CDS encoding AEC family transporter: protein MTANFLIILLLIALGYILKRMKYITGQDSRVISTIVLNVTLPSIVIVNLNDVTLTPSLSILPVMMILYGAITKILIVMLFLKYNNEVRGTVAIMIGSLNIGIFAYPLVQQIWPDVGLIYFGMADIGGAVVMFGMTYFAASYFKNMGGGLNPKRVLKNLVTSIPLMTYVVMLLLNIFNLSLPQGSIRFFDVLAAANLPLSMILLGVLIDFRLDRRYLPITLKYLGLHYGFGLLFGTLVYYLLPVSDDMIKTTLQLIWLMPVGVAALSYAVQFRYRTLPVIAMASNITIVISIIILYVYQYLFVST, encoded by the coding sequence ATGACTGCGAACTTTTTGATTATATTATTATTAATCGCATTAGGATACATATTGAAACGAATGAAATATATTACGGGACAAGATAGTCGTGTCATATCGACCATCGTACTTAATGTCACACTGCCTTCTATTGTCATTGTCAATTTGAATGATGTGACATTAACCCCTTCGTTATCTATTTTACCGGTCATGATGATTCTATATGGGGCTATCACAAAAATTCTTATTGTAATGCTGTTTTTAAAGTATAACAACGAAGTACGAGGGACAGTTGCAATTATGATAGGGAGCCTTAATATTGGGATATTTGCCTATCCACTCGTACAACAAATATGGCCAGATGTCGGGTTGATTTATTTTGGAATGGCTGACATCGGGGGAGCCGTTGTTATGTTTGGTATGACTTACTTTGCGGCATCATATTTTAAAAATATGGGTGGTGGACTAAACCCAAAGAGAGTGTTGAAAAACTTAGTGACATCTATTCCCCTGATGACATATGTTGTGATGTTGTTACTCAATATATTCAATCTAAGTCTTCCACAAGGGAGCATTCGGTTCTTTGATGTGTTAGCTGCCGCAAACTTACCACTTTCTATGATTTTATTAGGGGTGTTGATTGATTTCAGATTGGATAGACGTTACTTGCCGATTACGCTCAAATATTTAGGACTACACTATGGATTTGGCTTGTTATTCGGCACACTCGTTTACTATCTGTTGCCTGTATCGGACGATATGATAAAGACAACACTACAATTGATTTGGCTCATGCCTGTTGGAGTTGCAGCGTTGTCTTATGCTGTACAGTTTCGCTATCGGACACTTCCAGTTATTGCGATGGCAAGTAATATTACGATTGTGATTAGTATTATCATACTCTATGTGTATCAATATTTATTTGTATCTACATAA
- a CDS encoding SE1832 family protein, producing the protein MDLEQQLQELKMDYIRLQGDLEKRESTSQQVDPLIKQLESIEQQIAEVRAKLQQ; encoded by the coding sequence ATGGACTTAGAGCAACAATTACAAGAACTCAAAATGGATTACATCCGCTTGCAGGGAGATTTAGAAAAACGAGAATCAACATCACAACAAGTTGATCCGTTAATTAAGCAACTCGAATCAATCGAACAACAAATCGCTGAAGTACGTGCAAAGCTACAACAATAA
- the mspA gene encoding membrane stabilizing protein MspA, whose translation MLTYLILLPLMYLIVAYISIFKLDILLPKILRLLMAVLLIIVVTTSLLYYPSQVWWLVAVLLMLIGNVEITAFKHHKKDAKGVQILNMMTLLILVVYIAVTIILV comes from the coding sequence ATGCTAACTTATCTTATTCTATTACCATTGATGTATCTCATCGTGGCATACATTAGTATTTTCAAATTAGATATACTATTACCTAAGATTTTACGCCTGTTGATGGCTGTCTTACTAATTATCGTTGTCACAACTTCTCTACTATATTACCCATCACAAGTATGGTGGTTAGTTGCCGTCTTACTAATGCTTATCGGCAACGTAGAGATAACTGCATTCAAACATCATAAAAAAGATGCGAAAGGCGTCCAAATTTTAAACATGATGACATTGCTTATTTTAGTCGTCTACATTGCTGTTACAATTATTCTCGTATAA